The DNA segment CGCGCTGGGTCTCGATATCGCGCCCATAATAACCGCTAGTCGCAACCGCGCTCTCAACCGCGCGATTGCGAAAGCTCAGCCCCACCGAGGGTAGGCCACCTCCGGCCGCACCCATTTCCTCGATCGCTTGCTCGTCGGTGGGGGCCACGTGCATCGCCAGGCGATAGATAATGTTTTCCGCGCTGGGCTCCCATCCGTTGAGCCGGCACTGGTCACGATAGTATTTGGCGGCTTGGCTGGCGATCTGCACCGTGGTGAAGGCGAAGCCGGCGCCCAGATGCAGGCGGGCGGCGAATTCGCCGGACTCGGGACTGGCGGTGGAAATATAAATCGGGGGATGAGGCTCCTGGACCGGGCGGGGCCAGATCGAAATCGTGCGATATTCGTAATAGCGTCCCTGCCAGCCAAAGGGCTGCTTCTCGCTCCAGGCCATCTTTATCAGTTGCAGCGATTCCTCAAAGCGTTCGCGCGATTCCGAAGGGTTGGTGTTGTAGGTCACGTATTCGTTGACCGAACCGCGCATCAGCCCGGCGACCACCCGCCCTTGGGTCAGCGTATCGACCATCGCGATCTCTTCGGCCACGCGCACCGGATCAAGAATCGGGATATCGGGTCCGAGGATCGCCACCTTGGCCCGTTTCACCACGTTGGTTAGCGCCGCCGCCATCACCATCGGATTGGGCGTCA comes from the Candidatus Binataceae bacterium genome and includes:
- a CDS encoding LLM class flavin-dependent oxidoreductase codes for the protein MKAALFCTTRYDGPASHSVWPAPGDTYDAQWAERSMQTTLERFRLADEVGFDWVTVAEHHFAPFSMTPNPMVMAAALTNVVKRAKVAILGPDIPILDPVRVAEEIAMVDTLTQGRVVAGLMRGSVNEYVTYNTNPSESRERFEESLQLIKMAWSEKQPFGWQGRYYEYRTISIWPRPVQEPHPPIYISTASPESGEFAARLHLGAGFAFTTVQIASQAAKYYRDQCRLNGWEPSAENIIYRLAMHVAPTDEQAIEEMGAAGGGLPSVGLSFRNRAVESAVATSGYYGRDIETQRARLQSRGALMERIDKGQVLVGAPDTVLGQIKRIREILGAGILDMVVASQLGDKATRAIELFGTKVLPRMQEL